The DNA window TCATATCAGCAGTCGCAGCCCTAAACGGCGTTGGCCGATCGAGCGCTATGCCGAAATTATCAACCGCTTACTCGCCGAACAGAATACGGCGATACTGATTTTCTGGTCGCCTCAGGGCACGCTAACGCCGGATGATGTCGGCGATCAGAAACGCGCAGAGCAGTTGTTGGCGTTATGTCAGAGTGAGCGCGTGGCGCTGTACCCAACGGCGTCGGTGCGTGAACTGCTGGCCGGTTTTGATTTATGCGACAGAGTGCTGTGCAGCGATGGCGGGCAGATGCATCTGGCGGCGGCGTTGAATAAAGATATGGTGGTGTTCTTTGGCGATACGGATAAAGAATCCTGGCATCCATGGTCTGGACGCTATCAGATTCTGCAAACCGAATCGGGCGACTGTATTGATGTTCCTGTGGAAGACGTCTGGCAAAAAATACAGACACTAAATTAATTAACTATAAGGCAGGGATCCCCTGCCTTATTTATTTTTTTTGAGTGCCAGGTATTGCTGACAAATAGGCTCTAGTCCATAGCTCAACAGTTGTTGGTAATTAATCTCTGGTGGGTTGGCATAAATGTCTGCCATTTTCTCCGCCAGTGATTTTTCATTAAGTTCCGCCAGTGCGTTATCCATTCCCGCTTTTTCCAGAATTTCCGCAGGCCCGCCGGGGCAACGGGTGCTGACCACCGGAGTACCACAGAGTAGCGCTTCCACCAGCACGTTACCAAAGCCTTCGCTGTCGGAGCTTAGTACCAGCAGTGATGCGTGCCGAATAAACGGGTAGGGATTGGCCTGAAAGCCGAGGAACAGTACTCGATCTGCGATACCCAACTGGTTTGCCAGTTGTTTCACTTCCTCTACGTTGGCTTCGCTGCCGGTGCCGATCAGCGCCAGCGGGGCTTGTATGCCCGATTGGGCATAGGCCTTCAACAGCCGATCGTGCCGTTTGTGCGGATGAAACCGTCCGACGTGTACCAGATAATCTTTGCCTGCCAGCTCACAGGGTTCCGCCGCCTGCTGCTCGATGGCGGCAATATCAAACGGATTATTGATCACCGCCAATCGGTTTGGGCGGATCGGCAAGTTCTGCTGCAAGTCGTTGCCCACGGCTTGTGAGACGGCAACGATATTCCTGCCCTGGTAAACCTGGGTGATTTTCCGTTGTTTCAGCCAACGATCCAGCCCCTTGCGGTGGCCCAGATAGGAGGTCGACAGGATACCGTGAATGCAGAACCACAGGCGGTCTGACGTGAGCAACTTGCTGCAGCTGACGATGCGATCGGTTTTATGCAGGTTGGAGAACACCAAATCATAGGCACCCTGTTGGCGCTCATTATCGGCGATCGCCCGATCCAATGCGGCGGCGCGGCGCGACAGTTCGGTCAGTTTGCGCCATGGTGAGCGGCTATGGTCTGCGACCACCTGATAGTGAATGCCGGCGGGAATTGGATAGTTACAGACGTCGCGCAATGAAATCAGGCTGACGTCATGACCCATTTGCTGCATTCCCTGGCACAGGGTCAGCACCACTTTTTCGGCGCCTCCGCCAGGCAGGCCGTCGATAATCATCAGAATACGCATAGTTAATCCAGCAGCCGGTTATAAAGGGAGATCAGCTGTTCCGACAGGCGCGCCGGGGTAGCCGACATGATACGCGCTCTTGCTGCCTCACCCATGGCGGAGCCCAGGGCCTGGCGTGGTAGCGCTACGATCGCCGCGACCAGCGCGGGGACATCAAGGGCATCGGTAACAAAGCCATTTTGCCCCTGAGTGATAAACTCCGAGCCGCCGCAGGTGGTGCTGGTAATGACCGGCAAACCGCAGGACATGGCTTCCAGAATCACGTTGGGGAACGGATCGTACAACGTGGGCAGCAACAGCGCATCGGCGGTCTGATAGAACGGCAGCGTTTGTTTCTGCACCCCCATAAATCGCACCCGATCGCTGCAGCCCAGTGATTGCGCCAGCGCCTGATAACGTTTTTCCGCCTTATCCTTACCTACCACCAGCAGATAGCTGTCGGTCGCTGCGACGGCACGGATGGCAGCGGCCAGCCCTTTGCGTTCAAAACCGGAACCGACAAAAACCAGGCAGTGAGCCTGCTGCGGGATCTGATACTGCAGACGCAACTGCTGGCGTAGTTCGGCATCGGCGGGCGGAAATTTTTGATTATCAATGGCATTGTAGATCACCGTGATTTTATCGGCGGGGACTCCGAAGTCATCGATGATTTCCTGCTTAATCATTTCGGCATTGCAGATAACGGCCTTCAGCTCCGGCGCAGCGTACATTGCCCGTTCTGCGCACATCACGTAACGGTGATAGCGATTGGAGAACAGCCATTTACGACGCCACTCCGGCAACAAACGAGCCCGCTGCAGTAACCAGCGGCGATGTACGCCATCACCGGCGCGGTAAATATCGCAGCCTGGAATGCGTTCATGGCTTTGTACCAGATCGAAGTTTTCTTTCTGCCACAGTGCTCTGGCCGCTTCGGCAAAGCCACGTTCACGGCTGATGCGGCCGAATTTTAGCGGGTTACACAGGTGGATATGCCAGTTTGGATTAGCGTCACCCTGCCATTCGCGGGTGATAACGTTCAGGTCGAGGTCCTGTTGTTCCAGCGCCTCAAGGGCGCGGGAAACGAAACGCTCAGCGCCACCGTCCGGGCGGTATTTTTGGCGAACGATCGCCAAACGAAATGCTTTCATGCAAGCTGGCTCCGCGCGGCTGCAATCACCGCGTCTGTAGGAATAAGGTCCAGATAACGTTCATCGGTGCCGGTATCGATGGCGTCCGGATCGGGTAAGTCGCCGTAGTCTCCGGCCCATATCACGTTGCCAATGACCTGCCAGGGGCGCCAGAACACCAGTTTGGAAGG is part of the Serratia quinivorans genome and encodes:
- the rfaF_1 gene encoding ADP-heptose--LPS heptosyltransferase 2 produces the protein MRVYLTAEERQQAAQRLQQCLPPVERVFAVHISSRSPKRRWPIERYAEIINRLLAEQNTAILIFWSPQGTLTPDDVGDQKRAEQLLALCQSERVALYPTASVRELLAGFDLCDRVLCSDGGQMHLAAALNKDMVVFFGDTDKESWHPWSGRYQILQTESGDCIDVPVEDVWQKIQTLN
- the rfaG gene encoding Lipopolysaccharide core biosynthesis protein rfaG, translating into MKAFRLAIVRQKYRPDGGAERFVSRALEALEQQDLDLNVITREWQGDANPNWHIHLCNPLKFGRISRERGFAEAARALWQKENFDLVQSHERIPGCDIYRAGDGVHRRWLLQRARLLPEWRRKWLFSNRYHRYVMCAERAMYAAPELKAVICNAEMIKQEIIDDFGVPADKITVIYNAIDNQKFPPADAELRQQLRLQYQIPQQAHCLVFVGSGFERKGLAAAIRAVAATDSYLLVVGKDKAEKRYQALAQSLGCSDRVRFMGVQKQTLPFYQTADALLLPTLYDPFPNVILEAMSCGLPVITSTTCGGSEFITQGQNGFVTDALDVPALVAAIVALPRQALGSAMGEAARARIMSATPARLSEQLISLYNRLLD
- the mshA_2 gene encoding D-inositol-3-phosphate glycosyltransferase, translated to MRILMIIDGLPGGGAEKVVLTLCQGMQQMGHDVSLISLRDVCNYPIPAGIHYQVVADHSRSPWRKLTELSRRAAALDRAIADNERQQGAYDLVFSNLHKTDRIVSCSKLLTSDRLWFCIHGILSTSYLGHRKGLDRWLKQRKITQVYQGRNIVAVSQAVGNDLQQNLPIRPNRLAVINNPFDIAAIEQQAAEPCELAGKDYLVHVGRFHPHKRHDRLLKAYAQSGIQAPLALIGTGSEANVEEVKQLANQLGIADRVLFLGFQANPYPFIRHASLLVLSSDSEGFGNVLVEALLCGTPVVSTRCPGGPAEILEKAGMDNALAELNEKSLAEKMADIYANPPEINYQQLLSYGLEPICQQYLALKKNK